DNA from Megachile rotundata isolate GNS110a chromosome 8, iyMegRotu1, whole genome shotgun sequence:
CGTAAATCGCCTCAGCGCTATCTTATCGTACAGCTCCTTTTGCAGAACCGTAAACACGGTGAACAGGGCTTGAGAAACGACCACGTGCCCTCACCTAACTCAGAGGCCGTAAATTATTTAAGGCGACACAATAACGAGTAAGCAACTTATGACCAGATAAGCTTTGCCATGACTCCGTTCTGCCTATTACCATACCGCGGTGATGGTAATCAACGGCAGGAAGTAGAAACCGATTCTTTTTACCTCGCTATTGATTGAATGTTTCGATAGTGCTGAAAAGGAATAATCGAAACTTGTAGTTTACAGCTTTTGGTGTACAgaacacacctggtgcgtcactgtGTAAAATAAGTACAGAATACGTAGAATGCCGCATGgtcatatataaataaataaatacagagTGCATTGTCAATTATCACGACTGTaagacgcatatggtgcgtcatcgTACAACAGTGAACGAACACGGTGCATCGTTCCCGACAGCATTAATGCAATTAGGCTAACGCTCTATGCAGGATATACTTCCACCCCGTCGTAGGGTGTGTACAGTTCCCCCTTTTATCGCGATTGATGTTTCTGTTTTGTATTATTTCAGCGACACGATAAAACACTTGGAAACACACACAGAAGCTAGAGGCTGTCGTTTCGCCGCAAACCCGAAAATATCCATGTAGACCGGTATGTTGAAACCTGGCATAAGCTTTGGCGAGCTGCCAGCGACAGCGGTATACTCGCTTGGAGGCCACGCCAGGCCAGAGGCGAGCGGCCTCGTCCGCTcgcgaaaaagaaaagagaagaagaaagacCATAGGTCGGCCACGTTGAACAACGTTTTCGAATTCGACGTTTCTCGAAATGGGGGGACAAATCGTGTTCGTACGAGGACTATTACCGAAGGACTCTGATACGGGTCCCTCCTGCTCGTCGTAACTGGCTTATCGCGAAATTATCCTCGCCGCCTTTTAATCATTCGTTGACCTTTTAACTACACGGGCCGAGTTAACTAGTCTTTTCTGAACGATATCGGAGGGTCGTGTTGGAGCTACGATATATGGCAACGCACGAGATACTCATTCGTCAAATTACTCGTCGCGTGATCCGCCGTGAATCGTTTACTAAATTTGTCACATTTAATCAGATCGCGATAGTGAGAGAATACAGTGGGGTTATACATattacacgtggcgatataatgcgagaatATGTGGCGTGGCTATAAGAtgcgagtggcaatataatgcgaggatgTATGGGGAGTGGCAATATAATTCGAGGATGTATGGGGCGTGGATATAAGATGCGAGGATATATGgagagtggcaatataatgcgaggatgTATGGAgagtggtaatataacgtgtggatGTATGgagagtggcaatataacgcgagaatatATGTAgagtggtaatataacgtgtggatatatagaaagtggcaatataatgcgagggtGTATGGAgagtggtaatataacgtgtggatGTACGaagagtggcaatataatatgAGGATATCTGGAgggtggtaatataacgtggTGTATGGagaatggcaatataatgcgaggtaatACAACACAAGATAGTACAGCGCAAggtaatataatgcgaggtTATACGACGAGTGGGAATATGatgcgaggcaatataacgcgagatagtacagcgcgtggtgatacaaacTATGGTGATAAAACGTGTAGAAATATAGCACACCGAAATACAAAGCGCTGAGGTACATATGAAAATAGAACACATCGAAATTCTAaccgtggaaatacaacgctaTACAGCCTTTGACTGTCATCTAAATTAATCATCCTTAAAGGACTCTAATAAATACTGATTTTGCTCTACCAAccgaaaaatttataattccatTGATAAAGAACGAAATTTATTATACCATTCAACTTTCGCGTGACCATCTGTATTTATAGCTCGATATATAGTACACCAATGTACGATAATACATTCGCCaagttttattatacaaatatctTAGTACAATGTTAGATAGAGGAATTCGAACAGGCAGATCCCAACGtcactaaaaatatttctgacaGAAAGCAACAAGCTAAGCGCAGCGTGGCCTGATTAATGAATACTTTCCGAAATATTCAGCTACCGAAATACTTGACGTGCGTGAGTTTTAAACGTATCGTTGATTAATTATAGAGGTAGAAAAAGATAGGAGAAGAGAGGTGTGTTACATGCGGTAGAAAAACGCACGTGATTACGTTCAGTTAACGCCTACGCTGACCGCGACAGCTTCTCCACGTTTCCAGATACTCATACATTTTCAATTCGCTTGTAATTCCCTCGCTGACAAACGTTTATACGGTTTGCTTGAACGGATTCGTGACACGTAATGTGTTATCTCAGTGTCAATGTTGAATCTCGTGTTATTCAATGACCCCGCGTTCAtactaaatttaattgaaatgtaCTGTACACTGTTATCGATTAAAATTGAATGGAGATTCTGCTTGCACGAGTTTTGTGCAACGCGTTCGAAATATATTAGATTCTTGATTTTCTAAACATTCTATATATTtcgtaatataattttttaatattatctaCATCAATCATATCATTTGCaactatttctatatttttttaaaatttgaataattatagcTTTTATACCAGTATAATTAAACAGTATCGTAATATTGTCCGATAAATACAGTAACTAACGTTAAGAAATACGACAGAAGTACCGATCGTTATCGAACTCGTACAAAACGCCTCGAAGATAAACTGAACACGCATGCACGATAACAGTTAACGTTAACATTAAAAACAGTTAACCCTTTTCACACACAAGCGTCAACTATGACCAAGAAACTACGATTAATACAGATTACAGTTGTTCATGGTTATCGCTTTAACCTATTACTAAAAAATATTGTTCCCATCGTTTATTAGAAAGAATCTGCTGCATAAAAAGAGAAGTGAAATATGATCGCTAAGCGTATTCGAATACGGATGTAAAACGATTTCGTGAAGGAACGCGAAACACGAGTACAAGAAAACAACTGATAACGATAACAGATCTCAACTTTCGGTAGAGTTACTTATTCAATAATCTGTCCATTCACTCGACATGGTATctgcaatcaaaataataccgtttcaaaataaacaatagATTATTGCTTTAATAGATTACAGTTTCGGAACACCTGCTGTATTTCGTTTCAAAAGTGGCGCCAATTTCAAAATGCCGCGTAAACGCTCTTTCGAGTTTGTTACTCGACCGGCAGAAATACTTGTACGATTTTGTATCGACGACACGGTTATTCGTAGTCATTTAATGTCACCTTACAATGAAACCTATTTCGTAGTGAACGACGCATGAAACTGGTCGCAAAGTTGAATGGGAAGTAAGCCATTACGTTGAGTCAGGGAACTGTCCTTAATTTACCAGAGCTATGTTtcgaattattaatgtaacatcattaaaataataattagcaCCAACGAGACGCTTACagtttctctctctttttccttCTATTAGCGATATCATTTATTTCCTACGACGCTAGCAACACTGAACGcgatttccttttttttattactgATAGTCAAACTCGAACGAGCGCCGCGATTGCGCAAAACGCAATTACCTGAAGTTAAACGTCGAACCTTGTTCGATGAATAATGCAACTCGGTAGGAAAGTCGAATtatctttaataaattaatttcgagAAAATAGTCCCCGAATCAATTATTGTCGAGAGTATAATAATCGAACAATTATCTAAGCACGATGTAATTCCACTTAAGAAGCTGACGCAAAACCATGAACGTCAGTCAAGATACCATGGTTGAGCAGACTAAATAAATATGTACTACGCAACTAACATTTTATTTCGCTCTCCCTCCTCTTCTATCTCTCCCTCGCTTTGCCCTCTTGTAAAACGATTAGCAAAAAGGCAACACGTGTTTCGGGAAGGAGTATTGATAtagatatcgaatatttacgaAAACTCGTAATATGCTGcagaaaaaataattacaaaaataatcaatCACAGATTTACATATTTTCGTTTAAACTTCAAGCTTAACCTAATTTACACCAATTTATCAGTCACATTTATTCATGCTTCGAATTTAAACGATGAAATTAACAATATCTTGACGTTATCGATAAATCGCATTATtggtaatatttcaatattatccaTAACGGCAacaataatgaaattttgaCGCTTTAGAATAACTAATCCTCACTGAAATCTTTATTAATGTCACGTGACACTAATAAAGTTCAATCCACGGTCAAATCGAAAAGGTTAGCATACTGGTTCGCGAGGCAGTCATATTGAGCTGAACCCGAACCGAGTATATACGTAGATGCAGGTTGAGCAAGtgaaagtgaggttaggttggTAACATCACGTGGTGTACCACGGGGTCCAAACGAGGTTAATCGAGAGACCGAGAACCGAGCGCCGGCGCAACCAATGAACATAAATGTATTCTTCTATTACATTCCTTTTTTTTCGTTCTACAGTTCATTTTGTCCGTATTGTTTTGTCGAGTTTCAATGTCTCTATTCCGTTACGCGCGTCTCGCGTAATCAATCGACgagaacgaaagaaaaagaaatcaaTGTAAACAGTTCCCGGAAAAAATTCAAATGTCACAGCAAAAAGACTTCCATGTTCAAAGAAAATATCGAACAACACGTTCAACGTCAATGGAGAATGATAAAAGACCGCATTTCGTATTCGTTCGATCGCCGCTAGTCAGCGCTGAAGTAGTATTTGCGCGAATTTCGAAGAAAAGAACAAAATGTGCGTTCTAGCAAGGCGATCGAGTGAGGGGAGGGGAGGGCCCGCATCGAGAACGATCTAACCGATATCCTTACAAGCTATTAACTAAAACAGAATTGGTTTTTGTCACTTACCAATCAGTGGAAATATATTCGGTTGATCCAGTAACGACTTGAGACTGTTTTCAACTAGGGTGGGAGAAGAACGATCCTTGTCACTCATTTCACGCACTGCGCCACGAAGCCGCACGTTCTAAggtacacacgcacacacacttGGTTCGTACACGGAGAACACCGTACGAAAGAACGAGCAAGCAGATATAGATAGACTTTCGTATGTGTGGCACGCGAACTACACACGAGCGTATACGCGGAGCAGAAACAGCACACACGGATAACAACGAGTCAAATAACAACGAGAACGATGTGCCTCCCGTGGGACACAAATTAAATGGTTCTTCCAGACCGGCAGAGAGAAAAGGCGCCCGCACCCGAACCTCTCACCTCGTCACGCTGTTTCTACTATCACCCGAGACGGTCGCGGCCCGTTCGAACACTCTGGCCACGTTAAAATAAACGCGGAGCGCTACCCCGTGCACGGTGCTCTTGAAAATCAATCTAAAAGTGGATCGGCTGGTGGCGCGATCTCCTGGCTACCGTCTGGACCGACTCGCGAACAAATGAACGACGCCTACCGTACTGATAACGAGTGCCGTCTACGCGAGCTTATCGCGATGCGCGCGCACGATTACCCCCACCCTATCTTCTTCGCTCCATCGCCGGTTCTCCGCAAATCTTTAACCAACAAATTTCATTCGTaccttttttctatttttcattaCTTTTGCAATAGTTTACCTGCTTGTTCTTCTCCTTCTATGTTTTTATTGGATTTATTCTTAAAAATCCACCGGTCAAACATGACTTGTTAGTTTCGCTGTAGGATTCAAGTGTTTATTATTGTCGAATTGTTGTTATGGAAGTGTATGTCAGGAATTGTGTGAGGGAGATTTTGTAACCTAAAACAACAATATAAACACAACACGTTAtgaatcatattcatacagtaacaattcaATTAATGGGTGTATAATTGCAAAGTgaataaagattaaaaaattattgaaactgtGTGAATATGATTCATAgtgttttaataattgaaataaatgttCCTTCGTTTCTCGTTCTTTGAATgctgaatatttttttatatacaaattcaGGAAAGGTAAAATGGGTTACAATTTGCATAAATTAATTCTGGCATGTTAATACTTCTAAGTACAAGTTGAACACAGTTTCGAGtaccaaaataaatataacaatatgaATTTTATCTGCTTACTCATAAGCCTAACATAATTACAATACATTTCTTTATAATACAGTTAAAATCCTATTGTAATTTTGGTACTAATTTGCGGTATATCATGTTCATCGGTTACTTTAATTAATACAGATACTTAATACAATTTCTGCAAAATCTTCTGCACATAGCTAACAAGAAATACATACTCTTCTTATCTAACGCATGTAAAGTACTAATTACGCTTGCATAAGTATTAACTTCCTAGTAAAGCTCTGAACAAATTCATGTCCTATGTTATTACATCAAACTGTTCGCAAACTTAgtcaaaaaaaatgaaaagcaaactgtatttttaaaataaagcatatattatgcaaattatccCTTCTTGTATACTTTTTCGAAAATTCAATTGTTTTGACAAAACAAGCAAGTAGAATGCAAAACAAGTaggtaatattttgaaaaacatATTTACAAAGAATTACCTCGTACTAATACTCAATTGTATTCAACATTCAGTCAATTGGTTTCTTTTCTGAATTTCAATGTATCAAACACAACAGAGTTACCAATATTCAAAATTCAGCTTACACAATTAACAGAACTGCTCAGACCCAAACGCTTAAGGATTCTGTGGTGGTCTGAGAAGTGGTAAAACTATTTCGCTGCTTAAAGAGAGCCTGAATCTCAACTGGAGTAGAAGACCATCTACGATGCCTTGCTTTTTCCAATGGCACTTCAGGTAAACCTACTTCCGTGTGGCAACCTCTGATGGGAGAGATTGGCAGTGTACCGGGTAAGCCAATTTCTTGAAATGAACTCATAGAAGAGAATCCACTTTCATCCTCGACGCTGCTCACGCTTGCAGCCGGTTTTGATTTTGAACAtttctctttctccttcttctctacTTTCCTAGAACGCCTCACTGGCGTCGAAGTTGGTGTACACATAAAAATACCATCGTGCTCTGGCAGTGAAACGTTAAATGAAGTATTGTGTGGAAGTCCGTCTTCTTCCTCGGTGGTTTTGCTGCTTCCCGAGTTGAGAGAGGTAGCGTCGATAGACCTCCTCACGCCAGGGAGAAGATTTTGTAGATTCCGATCGACTTCGACCccgtttggggattttagaaaacAGGTCCTGCTATCGTTATCGGTACCGCTCGATTCGTTTCCACGGTCGCAAATGGAGTGCCTCTTATAATCTGAATTTTCCTGTAAGCTCGTTGAGTTTGCAAAGCTGTTATTCTGCAGGGTCAGAGACTCGTGGTGATTATTATGACGATGACGATCTACGGGCGAAGGCGAAGATTCGTTATTTCCCACAGGCGAAATCCTCGCAAGGTCAGGTTCTTTCATCGCGAGTAAAGATTGTACGGTTCTCATTAGCCTGCAAAAATTAATCAAAACTATTATACTGATACTTCTTTTCTGATACACTAAACAGTATGAACTTAACAACGCTTACCTAAATGCTTCCTGAGACAATTTCTCGGGTGGTATATCATTTGGGTCAAGCTCCGGCTGTTTCGGCCTTCGATAAACCACACCCTCGTGTGTGTTATTGAGATCCTGAGATTTATTACGGGGCGGTGTGCAATGAGCAGGGTCGTTTCTGCGAAGCATGGACCACGTGAATTCACGATAACCCGTGGTACACGGCGAGATCTGGGTCACAGATTTCGCCCTGGTGAAACGAGACGAGTCCGAGGAAGACGTGGAGGATGCTGAGGCACCACGATTCGGCGACGCATCCGCGTGTACCGCGTGAACGCTACGGCTACGTGGTACACGTCCTGATGAATTCTTGTCCTTGTGATTACTCTTCTCGTGAAGAATATCCAAGCTCTTTCGGGCTCGATCCAGGAAACGAACCACTTGCTCCATCAGTGAACGGTACATTTGTCTGTTTGCTTCTATCTGCAAATTTTTACAAACAATTAGTCTCACTGCTTTTTCAGAAGCTTATTAGACTATGAGTATGTGGACAGATGAAAGGTGCTAGAGTAATAGTACTAATAGAGGACATGGAGGAACAGTATCAAAACTTGATAGAGCAACTGGTAGCTGAAGAATTGGGTTTCAGAAAATGAACCCCACAGAATTATATGATAAAGTAATAAATTCTGGAGTCATCACTATAGTGCTGATGGGTGTTAGAAGTAGGTGCTACAGCGTTGAGTGGCACAGCAATGGGTGCTAGGGCAATGAATGCTAAAACAATAGGCGCTAACGTAATGGATGTTAGAACGGTGGGTGCCAGAGCAATGGAGCATGCATTCAAATAGTTTCACAACAGAAATACTTTCTGCTAGAAATATCTTGCAATAACCGATTGAATCTTGCTATAAAAATGTCCCGATGAAAGCATCCTTTCCTCGGTTGTGTCATAAAACCAGTCGTAACGCGAGTGTACCATTAAGGAcacgatttaaatatttttcagggTCGCGCGAGAAAAAAGATCAAAGTGTTGGAATAAGGTAATCTGGTCGAGGACATTACCAGTTTCCCCTTGCAAGTCAAGTATGTTAAACGATCGTTGTTCACGGTTAAATACAAACCTGTTTCAGCTGCCACTGCAATGTTTCAACTTGGGTTTGAAGGAAAACACTGTCGATTACTTGTACGTGAGGTATGTGATTGGTCGTCAGGGCGTTCTGCAGTCTTCGGTTCTCCTCGATCAGCGATTGACATTGCTGAAAAAAGAATGATCGATTTAAACAATGAAAATTGAACGATGAAAATTCTCCTGAACGATGAAGATTATTTTATTGATCGAAGAAACGAGCGACTTTCCTGAAGTAATTATTTCAACAGAGGAAAAGAAGCTCGTACACGCGTTTCACCTTGCGTAGGAGATTTTCACACGGTGGAGTGAACACGAATCCACGTTAGCAAACTGTACACCTGTTTATCGTACGAGAATTGCTTTTCTAATAGTAACGTGTTTCAAACAGTACTTATTTATTGTTTCCGTTAAATCGGATTAATTGGCGATAGTTCACCGTTTTTCGATTGAAGACGATCGCTATAGTTAAACGCACCGTTACGCGTGCCGATTGAATTCTAATGAAAGGGGTAAAGCCAGCATCGAATTCCGATTATTCGAGTCACGAATCCGAGTCATTATCCGTCAAACAATTAGACAACTACTTTGAACTCGAGGTGCATTCTGAATCGATAATtcggtaataataagagaaccCTTTCGATCAACATTTCCATTCCGGTGTTTTCTTCAGAACAAGAGATTTCTGACATTTCCATACAATGGCGGGAAAAATACGGTACGGTTGCGAGATATCCGGCGATGGGCCATGCTTGATAACGAAGCGGGAGATGTTGAAAGAATCATGCGTTCATCGTTTGAATCACTTAAATGACCGGCTGGAAATCTGTCCCTGATAGCGTGCACGAATTCGAAAAACAAAATAGAGCTTTAACCTTTGCTCTGCCGTCTCTAGAAGTTACAGAGAATTATTTCTAATGCTTGGAAAATATGACTGTAAATATCAGGAAGCTACAGAGCATCTTAAGCACATTGACACCTGTTGTCGAATCATCTCTTAAGGACCAGCGTTGATGCTCTGCTAAATTCTACTTTGTCTAACTACCCCACGCGGTGAACATCTTCGTACAAAAATGGTATACTTGCGAACTAATGAAAATCCGTTGTCAACGCGTGAAACGATAAAAATGGCGAACCCAACAATTTGACCTATCAAAGTAAAATCCCCGTACGATCATGATGTACGAAACGTTCTACGATTATGGCCAGGACTATTAGCACAAAGAGCCAACCAGCGTGTACGAGTAGAAACGAAGAAATACTGAATAATTCAGGCAGTGACCGTATCCAGTGACGTCATGATAGT
Protein-coding regions in this window:
- the LOC100877540 gene encoding uncharacterized protein LOC100877540, with the protein product MSDTPKVEFALGSEVSLGHFFKSSFARSFVTNCRDSKSFDFELLDTTIAEEAEPNGNNNFFSLVNFEDRVRITDNNVFDKDSAKFWKTNEVIQPATDMNELGKLRKQCQSLIEENRRLQNALTTNHIPHVQVIDSVFLQTQVETLQWQLKQIEANRQMYRSLMEQVVRFLDRARKSLDILHEKSNHKDKNSSGRVPRSRSVHAVHADASPNRGASASSTSSSDSSRFTRAKSVTQISPCTTGYREFTWSMLRRNDPAHCTPPRNKSQDLNNTHEGVVYRRPKQPELDPNDIPPEKLSQEAFRLMRTVQSLLAMKEPDLARISPVGNNESSPSPVDRHRHNNHHESLTLQNNSFANSTSLQENSDYKRHSICDRGNESSGTDNDSRTCFLKSPNGVEVDRNLQNLLPGVRRSIDATSLNSGSSKTTEEEDGLPHNTSFNVSLPEHDGIFMCTPTSTPVRRSRKVEKKEKEKCSKSKPAASVSSVEDESGFSSMSSFQEIGLPGTLPISPIRGCHTEVGLPEVPLEKARHRRWSSTPVEIQALFKQRNSFTTSQTTTESLSVWV